From a single Pseudophryne corroboree isolate aPseCor3 chromosome 6, aPseCor3.hap2, whole genome shotgun sequence genomic region:
- the PCLAF gene encoding PCNA-associated factor, with the protein MVRTKADSAGPSTGSYRKAVAARAPRKSFGATPGTSNHNTSPTGKKSEGKYAGGNPVCVRPTPKWQKGIGDFFGSPSTSCPEKENRVPSDDEEEAGGSGIGKAPRKSRPLPEDASDED; encoded by the exons ATGGTGCGTACCAAGGCAGACAGCGCGGGCCCCTCCACCGGCAGCTACAGGAAGG CTGTTGCTGCTAGAGCACCAAGAAAGTCTTTTGGTGCCACACCGGGAACGTCTAACCACAATACATCCCCTACAGGGAAGAAAT CTGAAGGCAAATATGCAGGAGGAAATCCAGTATGTGTCAGACCTACtccaaaatggcagaaaggcataggAGACTTTTTTGGATCACCATCTACAAGCTGTCCTGAAAAAGAGAATCGTGTGCCTTCTGATGATGAGGAAGAAGCTGGTGGCAGTGGCATTGGTAAAGCACCAAGAAA ATCTCGTCCTCTACCTGAAGATGCTTCTGATGAAGACTGA